The genomic window TATAGGACAGGGTTCATCGGAAAAAGTAAAAAAAGGTGATTATATAAATCAATATCAGAAAATAGGTGAAATAACGGGAAATATCTCGGCGGCAATCCACTCTCCCGTGTCTGGAACTGTGGAAGAAATTACAGAAAGTTATACTGCAAACGGAAATGTTGTCAAAGTTGTAAAAATAAAAAATGATTTTAAGTATAATATGGAACTTGGGCAAAAAAGGAAAATGGAAAAATTGAATGATTATACAAAAGAGGAAATCCTTTTGACAATAAAAGATGCAGGAATAGTAGGAGAGGGAGGAGCACAATTCCCTACTCATGTGAAGTACGATATAAAGGATAAAGTAGTGGAAACCTTTATTTTAAATGGTGCTGAGTGTGAACCTTATTTGACGGCAGATTATACAGTTATGAGAGAGTGGACGGAAGAGCTTTTTAATGGAATAAAAATAGTCGAAAGACTTATTTCTCCTAAGGAAATAGTTATAGGAATTGAAGAGGAAAATAAAGAACTTTCTCAAAGACTTTTGGAAGTAATTAAAAATAAAAATATGGAAAATGTCAGAATTCAGATATTACCTACAGAATATCCTCAGGGAAGTGAACTGCATTTGATAAAAACCGTTACAGGGAAAGAAATAGGAAAAGGAGATCTTCCTATAAATTCGGGAGTTGTTGTAAGTAATGTAGGAACTGTGAAGTCTATATATGATGCTTTTATAGAAGGAAAACCGTTAATCGAAAGAATAGTCACAATTTCGGGAGAAAAAACCGAAAAAAAGGGAAACTATTTACTTAAAATAGGAACACCGTTAAGTCACATTGTAGAAAAAATGAATCCTGAGAAAGAAGCGAAAATAATTTTTGGAGGTCCGATGATGGGAGAAGAAACGAAAAATATGGAAACTCCCGTTGTCAAAGGAACATCAGGGGTATTGTTTCTGTCTTCGGACATTGATAAAATTGAAAGAAATAACTGTATATCATGTGGATATTGTGTAGATGTGTGTCCGATGGGACTTATGCCTATGAAATTTGAAGAAATGTACAGAAAAGAAAAATATAAAAAATTAGTAAAATTAAATCTGGATGTTTGTATAGAGTGTGGAGCATGTGAATATTCCTGTCCTTCAAGGGTACCTTTAATAAAAAGTATAAAAGAAGGGAAAAACGTATTAAGAGAGAAAGGAGAAATAAGATAATGGAAAAAGTGCTTAAAATATATACACCTCACATAAGAATAAGTGACAGTGTGACAAAAGTAATGACAGATGTCGTTTTAGCATTGCTGCCCGCTATAATTGCAGCATATATGGTCTACGGTATAAAGCCTGTTTTTGTTATAATAACATCTGTAATAAGTGCACTTTTATCTGAATATCTGTTTTCAGCTTTATTTTTTAAAAAGCATGATTCAATAAAAGATATTTCCGGAGTTGTAACAGGTATACTTCTCGGGCTGACTCTTGCTCCTTTTACTCCTTTATATGTAGTGGCTTTCGGAGCGTCAGCAGCTGTAATATTTGGTAAATTGGTATATAGCGGACTAGGTAGAAATATGTTCAATCCCGCATTAGTGGGAAGAGAATTTATGACAGTTTTTTTTCCGACTGTCATGTCTTCAGGAGCCATATGGTTCAATCAGGAGGAGCTGAGAGTTTCGGGAGTAAAATTTTTTTCTCATTTAGGAGATATTCCTTTATTTAACTATCTTGATAAGACATTACTGAATCCTTCAGGAGCTATAGGAGAATTTTCAGTATTTTTCCTTGTTATAGGAGGAGTATATCTGCTTCTAAGGGATAGAATATCATGGCATATTCCTGTTTCTCTTTTCCTTACAGTATTTTTCGGATATTATTTAATGTTCATTTTAGAAATCGAAGTAAGTCTATCTATGGGAGGACTTATGCTTGCAGGAATATTTATGGCTACAGATATGCCGTCAAGTCCCTCAAACTCGGCAGGTAAAATATATTATGGAATAATGACGGGAGTAGCTGTTATTATATGTTGGTATCAGGGTATACGTTTTGAAACACTGTCGTATTCCATACTTGTATTAAACGCTTTTACTCAGTCTATAAACTATATTTTCAGACCGAAAGTTTTCGGAAAAAATTCAGTTTTGAAAAACCGTTTTATCAAAGGATCGGGACTTACACTCATTATAGGGGGAACAGTATACATTCTGACATTGTTACATCATGCAGCTCTTGTAAGTTATCTTATATACATTTATATTTTCTATACTGTAATAAAATTAATATTGTCAAATGAGATAAAATAGGTTATTATTAATAATAACCTATTATTAAAATACGGGAAAATTTAAAAAGAAAGAGATTTGAGAATTAACATGAATAATTTAAAGTTTTTGGATACGATAAGTAAAGATATTCTGAAATCTGAAAACAAAATCTACCGAGGAGCAGTTCCTTGGATTTTGTTTTGTTCAAATGAAAAAAAGATAATATATATATCCACTTCAAATAGAAATTTGGAAAATTATTATGACATGCTTGAAAATCTTAACCCCAAGCAGAAAAAAATATCAATGTTTGAAAATATTTCGAGTAAAAAAGAAGATTTGACAGGAATAAATATAGAATTACTTGATATATTGAAAAATCAGTCGGATTTCATACTGTTTTTAAATTTACAGATAACATTGGATATATTTTTTGAAAAAGTAAATATGATGAATTTTGAAATAGGAAATAAATATAAGTTTTCAGATATTATCGGATTTTTAACCGATAACGGATATTCCCAGTCTTATTTAGTGGAAAAAAAAGGAGAATTCAGTAAAAGAGGAGATATTATAGATATTTTTCCTCCTGATTGTGAAAGTCCCGTAAGATTGGAATTTTTTGATAATGAACTTGAAAGTATAAGAGAATTTGACATTGATTCTCAAATATCTTCAGTAAAGAAAGAAAAAATAAAAATATTCGGAAATATTTTGTCAGGAAATAATTACGAATTTGTAGAACTTATAGAAGAATTGAAAAAAGACGATGTTATAATAGTAATGGAAAATGAAGAACTTCTTAATTATAAAATGGAAGAATATATTTTAATTGACAGGAACAAAGAGGAAATATATAGAAAAAGATATGAAAATCTTAAGAAAAAAAGTATAATAACGGAAACAACAAATTTTACTGAGGAACAGCTTAAAACATTTAAAGATAAGGAGGAACTGAAAAAACTTTCTGAAAAGAAAAATGTACAGATATATACTAAAAATTATGAAAGGAAATTACAGGAGTACAGTGTTATAAATGAAAATAAAAAGAAAAACTGTATAGACATAATCGAATATGAGTTATTTGAAGGATTTATAGCAGGAGAAACGATTATACTCACTGATAGGGAACTTGACGGATATATTTATGAAAAAAAGAGAAAAAGCAATAAAGCTATAAAATATAAAAAAGTAAATCAGATATTGGTAGACGATTATGTTATACATATACAATACGGTGTAGGAATATATAAAGGCATTGAAACAATGGAGAATAGGGATTATCTGAAAATAAAATATGCCGATGAAGACATTTTATATATTCCTGTGGAAAAGCTCGACAGACTTGAAAAATATATTTCATATGGTGAAGAACCGAAACTTTTTAAATTGGGAACAAGAGGCTTTAAAAAGAAAAGAGATAAATTGAGCGAAGATATAGAAAAATTTGCGGCGGAATTGATAAAAATTCAGGCACAAAGACAGAGTCAGAACGGTTTT from Leptotrichia sp. OH3620_COT-345 includes these protein-coding regions:
- the rsxC gene encoding electron transport complex subunit RsxC, whose translation is MKNTGNEKMRIHSIKYITKKTGLSKMEDPEFFYVPLSQHIGQGSSEKVKKGDYINQYQKIGEITGNISAAIHSPVSGTVEEITESYTANGNVVKVVKIKNDFKYNMELGQKRKMEKLNDYTKEEILLTIKDAGIVGEGGAQFPTHVKYDIKDKVVETFILNGAECEPYLTADYTVMREWTEELFNGIKIVERLISPKEIVIGIEEENKELSQRLLEVIKNKNMENVRIQILPTEYPQGSELHLIKTVTGKEIGKGDLPINSGVVVSNVGTVKSIYDAFIEGKPLIERIVTISGEKTEKKGNYLLKIGTPLSHIVEKMNPEKEAKIIFGGPMMGEETKNMETPVVKGTSGVLFLSSDIDKIERNNCISCGYCVDVCPMGLMPMKFEEMYRKEKYKKLVKLNLDVCIECGACEYSCPSRVPLIKSIKEGKNVLREKGEIR
- a CDS encoding RnfABCDGE type electron transport complex subunit D; this translates as MEKVLKIYTPHIRISDSVTKVMTDVVLALLPAIIAAYMVYGIKPVFVIITSVISALLSEYLFSALFFKKHDSIKDISGVVTGILLGLTLAPFTPLYVVAFGASAAVIFGKLVYSGLGRNMFNPALVGREFMTVFFPTVMSSGAIWFNQEELRVSGVKFFSHLGDIPLFNYLDKTLLNPSGAIGEFSVFFLVIGGVYLLLRDRISWHIPVSLFLTVFFGYYLMFILEIEVSLSMGGLMLAGIFMATDMPSSPSNSAGKIYYGIMTGVAVIICWYQGIRFETLSYSILVLNAFTQSINYIFRPKVFGKNSVLKNRFIKGSGLTLIIGGTVYILTLLHHAALVSYLIYIYIFYTVIKLILSNEIK